A region of the Peromyscus leucopus breed LL Stock chromosome X, UCI_PerLeu_2.1, whole genome shotgun sequence genome:
ATTCTCGCGATATCCTCCTTTCTCTCATGAGATCTTGTTTGCATGGTCACTGTAAGCGTCACAGAGGCACCCTTAGTCTAAAGGGCAGGGCTAGTACTAGTGTCTCATTCCCTTAACAACGGGTGAACAGGTGGTGGTATTACAGGGGTAATCTGAGGGAATAGCCCATTTAAGCATGCAGGATCCCAGCGGGAACAATGGTTGCAGAACAGATGGTGAAGAAGAGGACGGCCAACATACAGCCAGAACCCCCCATGCCCAAGCTAGCTCACAGATTTCTGAAGCCGAGAATGACCATGGTAACTCCCCTCATGAAAGTCAGCCACAGGATTCTGGTAGCCAGGCTGCGCAAGGCAGCCTTGACTCAAGGAGCCCTGTAGAGGCAAGAGTAGTGGCAGAAGAAGCAGCCATAGCTCCTCAGGGCGAGCAGGCACCAATTATACCAGGACCCAGTGGAGATGCTGCAACAACAGCTGGAAGTCGACTCCTGGAGTTGTATCCTTTTGGGGGAGCACATTGGCAGGGACTGTAGCAACATAGGGAGGGCAGAATTCCAAAAGTGATTTGTGAGGAAAGTTAATGTGGGGAGGTTTATGACTAACTAGGAAGGGATAGAATGATGTACTGTGGGCAGTCAGTCCTGAGTAGAGTCAATATTGAAGCAGAACAGGGAATCATGTATGTCTAAGAAGGCTGTAGGTTGTGGAAGACCAGAACCACTGAAGATAAGGCTATGGATTGGGTGTCATTTGGGGGCATGCTAAAGTAAACCTCAGAAGTGTGCCCAATGCACAAAGAAATTCAATAATGGATAATACCTTGACCATATCTCCTTCTAGTTCTGTAACAGTGCCATTCAGGACTGCTGTGGAGGCAAACATAGCATGCAGATCCCTCGCCTCAAATGTCCAGCACCAGCAAGTGATGGTTCAGCAGGAGTTCACCGTGAATGACACTACTCTGACTGTGTCAGTTCTCCAAGAGTTTGGAGTGGGGGTGGCTTTAGATTGGGAGGCAATGTGTATTCTAGGTATTCTATAATGGAGACACTGGTAGATTAGAAGTAAGCAGAAGACATAGTATGGTGACACTGCACAGATTCCTCATTCTTTCCCATGATGGTGTTTCCCCTTTACTTTTAGTAGGTGGACCACTGAAGATCCTGTTCTCTTCCGAACATCCATCAATGCCTTCCTTGACCAGCTCTCCTTGGTGATGAGGAGCGTCCCACGCCCAGTGTTTATGGCTGTTTTCaagcaaggaagaggaagaaataatgaaCTTTAATGTAATACCACCAACAAGACAAGGAAGGGCATTTCATGATTTGGGCAATTGTCCTTTGCCTTCATATTCACTGTTTTGGTCCTATCACACTGTTACTGAAGGAGTGAATATTGAAATaatggaaaatgaagaaaataacattgagttgctgtttttattttgagttatgGCAGAAATCCAGGTTTTTCTATTGTGCCCTTTGGTTGGAAGGGAAGCTTCTTGGATTCTAATGTTCTAATACTCCAAGGTGATTGACAAtttaggaaaatggaagaaatgaaaattttattttttactattattgtgtgtgtgttcacacacatgcacatgtgcatgtgtgtatgagtgtgtgtgtgtgtgtgtgtgtgtgtgtgtgtgtgtgtgtgtatgtgcatgtggaatgTCACCCAACCGGagttcagaggataacttttgggagtcctttccttctaccatgtgggttcttcCTAGCAAATTCAACTATTCAGACTTGGGCATCCTGTGCTTTCATTAGATGAGCCATTTCTACATTTCTGAAGTCAATTTTAATGTACAAAGCAATATATGCTAGAGCACTTAACTAGCATGGAAGAGGTTCTTGGTTTAGTTCAGAGCaatgtaaatgaaaaagaaaattttattactgaaatttaattctgtagttaCAGTAAAGGGATTTTTTGGTTCTACAGTTGTATTTATGCAGTAATTGCATAGTGGAAACATACAGGTTTTTAGGATTAGTGCTATTTTTgttcttgaaatattttccttttaacatactatctttctatttttgaagaaattctttgagaaaacaatataaaaagtgTCACAATGTAATCATGAAATATGGAAGGTGTTCCAGTTTTTATACTATTGTAAGTAATGCATGTGAACACTTACTTCCTTAAGCTTGGTTCTCAAAGATAGAATTACTGAGTTGTATACACTTGGCTTGTTTTTGTAAACTTCTTCATATATACTATAAAAGCACTCTAACATATGCTCTTCCATTCAAATTTTGGTTCTACCACATCCTTGTCACCACTGGATTGTCTTCCTGACAAAATT
Encoded here:
- the LOC114687563 gene encoding EKC/KEOPS complex subunit LAGE3-like, with product MQDPSGNNGCRTDGEEEDGQHTARTPHAQASSQISEAENDHGNSPHESQPQDSGSQAAQGSLDSRSPVEARVVAEEAAIAPQGEQAPIIPGPSGDAATTAGSRLLEFSVTVPFRTAVEANIACRSLASNVQHQQVMVQQEFTVNDTTLTVRWTTEDPVLFRTSINAFLDQLSLVMRSVPRPVFMAVFKQGRGRNNEL